The Bacillus alveayuensis sequence ATCATGAATGATTTATTCGAAGAAAGACTAAAATTCCATAACGTTTTTCATATGGAAGCAAGAACTTGGGCTGATGCAGGCTTAATCGGATGGCTAGTCGATGGTGCAGCCATTATTACACAAACGAACATGCTGAATGCTTCATATGGTCCTTATGCTAGAGCATTGCAACGAATTTGTGCGGAAGAAGTATTCCATGCCCAACACGGTGAAGCGATTATTATGGCTTTGGCAGAAGGAACAGAAGAGCAGCGCGAAATGCTTCAAGATGCATTAAATCGTTGGTGGGAAGCATTGCTCATGTTTTTCGGTCCTGCAAGCAGTGATACAACGGGAAGCTCTAAACAAGATATTACCATTAAATACAAAATTAGAACGAAAAATAATGAAGAACTAAGACAGAGCTTCTTCACAAAATATATTCCAAGAATAAAGTCTCTAGGATTAACCATTCCTGATCCGACGATGCATTATGATGAAGAAAATGAAAAATGGGTTTACAAGCAGCCTGATTGGAATGAATTTAAGAAAATTATTAGAAACCAAGGCCCTTGTTCACAAGCGCGTTTAAACTTACGCCGTGTATCTTATGAAACAAACGCATGGGTTCGTGAGGCATTGCAGGCACAATAACATAGACGAAAGGAGAGAAGAACAATGGAAGCAGAAAAAACTTTTTATCAAGAATTTGAAGTTTTCAGTAGACGTACGCCCACTTCGCCATTACAACATCAATTTAGTTTATTAGCTCCTAATAAAGAGATTGCTATTATCATGGCTCAAGAGAATTTTATGAGACGGGAGCCTGTTGTAGATATATGGGTTGTAAATCGAAAAGATATTCGTTCACTTAGCCAAGAAGAGAAAAAGACGCTGCAGCGGCTAGATAATAAAGATTATCGAAATACAAAAGGTTATGGCTATTTAAAGAAAAAATGGAGACACTACGAGCAAAAAATGTTTGATGAAAAAGAAATCTTGTCTTGGGCAGGAGGTGGAAAAAATGAGCGATAAAGAAAAAATATTAGATCCAGTACACAAGGAGCATATTAAGGAACTATTATTTCAGCTGGCAGATGATGATTTTCTATTTTCTTATCGAGGCTCTGAATGGCTTGGATTAGCTCCTCATATTGAGGAAGATATCGCCTTTTCATCTATAAGCCAAGATACAATGGGGCACGCAGCGATGTATTACGAATTAATAGCTAATCTTGAAAGCCGTACTGCGGACGAATTAGCTCATTTACGTCCTAGTCATGAACGGAGAAATTGTATTTTAGTTGAACGTGTCAATGGAGAAGGATTTTATAAGGATACCCCGAAATATGATTGGGCCTATGCCGTAGTAAGAAATTATTTTTACACACTAGCGAAAAACATAAAAATAGATTCTTTAACGCAAAGCTCATATGAACCGTTAGTAGATATTGCAAGAAAAGTGAAAATGGAGCTTTATTATCACTTGCTTCATTGGAGAACGTGGTTTGTCCAATTATTAAGTGCAACGGATGAAGCTAAGCAGAGGATGAAGGAAGCCATAGGTAAAGTAGAAAAAGATTTAGGCGATTTGTTCTCATGCGGGGAAAAAGCAGAAAAGATATATGAATTGAAATTAATCGAAGATGAAGAAACGTTAAAAGAAAGATGGATGCAAGAAATGGAAAAAGTTTGCCGCTCTTTACAAATCCCTCTTCCTAATATTCCAAATAAATATTCATTAAACGGAAGAAATGGGGAACATACCGAAGAAATTGAATCTGCTCTTGTTACTCTTTCTGAGGTGTATCGTCTAGACACGAATACAGCATGGTAAGTGCTAGAAGGAGGTGGAAATGGTGGAAGCGAAAAATGTCACAATTTCAGAGAAGGATGTTTGGCAATTGCTCGAAGAAATAAAGGATCCAGAAATTAATACGGTAAGTATTATTGACTTAGGGATGGTAGAGAACATTGACATTCAACATCAGCAATTAACGATTCAGCTTTTGCCAACCTTTTTAGGATGTCCAGCTTTAGACATTATTAAAAACAATATTGTCAAAACGATAAAAGAACAGTTTCGTTCTGTAGTTGTAAAAGTAGAGTTTATTTATGATCCGCCTTGGACATCTGATCGTATTACGACCAAAGGCAAAGAAGGACTAAAAAAATTTGGAATCGCTCCACCACCTCGTCATATAAAAGAAGACGGATTATGGGAAGTCGACTGTCCATATTGCGGCTC is a genomic window containing:
- a CDS encoding ring-1,2-phenylacetyl-CoA epoxidase subunit PaaA (product_source=KO:K02609; cog=COG3396; ko=KO:K02609; pfam=PF05138; superfamily=47240; tigrfam=TIGR02156), which translates into the protein MVATLKSEKEKLKEFEERIHAGDKIEANDWMPDEYRMALIKLISMHGISEIMGALPEKEWVPKAPSLRRKLGIMAKVQDEMGHGQLLLRVAEDLLKPYGKNRADIMNDLFEERLKFHNVFHMEARTWADAGLIGWLVDGAAIITQTNMLNASYGPYARALQRICAEEVFHAQHGEAIIMALAEGTEEQREMLQDALNRWWEALLMFFGPASSDTTGSSKQDITIKYKIRTKNNEELRQSFFTKYIPRIKSLGLTIPDPTMHYDEENEKWVYKQPDWNEFKKIIRNQGPCSQARLNLRRVSYETNAWVREALQAQ
- a CDS encoding ring-1,2-phenylacetyl-CoA epoxidase subunit PaaB (product_source=KO:K02610; cath_funfam=1.20.150.20; cog=COG3460; ko=KO:K02610; pfam=PF06243; superfamily=63491; tigrfam=TIGR02157), with amino-acid sequence MEAEKTFYQEFEVFSRRTPTSPLQHQFSLLAPNKEIAIIMAQENFMRREPVVDIWVVNRKDIRSLSQEEKKTLQRLDNKDYRNTKGYGYLKKKWRHYEQKMFDEKEILSWAGGGKNER
- a CDS encoding ring-1,2-phenylacetyl-CoA epoxidase subunit PaaC (product_source=KO:K02611; cog=COG3396; ko=KO:K02611; pfam=PF05138; smart=SM00496; superfamily=47240; tigrfam=TIGR02158), translating into MSDKEKILDPVHKEHIKELLFQLADDDFLFSYRGSEWLGLAPHIEEDIAFSSISQDTMGHAAMYYELIANLESRTADELAHLRPSHERRNCILVERVNGEGFYKDTPKYDWAYAVVRNYFYTLAKNIKIDSLTQSSYEPLVDIARKVKMELYYHLLHWRTWFVQLLSATDEAKQRMKEAIGKVEKDLGDLFSCGEKAEKIYELKLIEDEETLKERWMQEMEKVCRSLQIPLPNIPNKYSLNGRNGEHTEEIESALVTLSEVYRLDTNTAW
- a CDS encoding ring-1,2-phenylacetyl-CoA epoxidase subunit PaaD (product_source=KO:K02612; cath_funfam=3.30.300.130; cog=COG2151; ko=KO:K02612; pfam=PF01883; superfamily=117916,57783; tigrfam=TIGR02159), whose protein sequence is MEAKNVTISEKDVWQLLEEIKDPEINTVSIIDLGMVENIDIQHQQLTIQLLPTFLGCPALDIIKNNIVKTIKEQFRSVVVKVEFIYDPPWTSDRITTKGKEGLKKFGIAPPPRHIKEDGLWEVDCPYCGSTYVTIENIFGPTACRSILYCKSCKNPFEAMKPISNLM